The following proteins come from a genomic window of Dreissena polymorpha isolate Duluth1 chromosome 1, UMN_Dpol_1.0, whole genome shotgun sequence:
- the LOC127865163 gene encoding uncharacterized protein DDB_G0272724-like, protein MTSTATSDSNTSCHHNHYRPFTSTGSNITNTPQLNHHGHHHYSITTITTATIIYTIPTYPQLEPPQTQLPPPLLISPQQLPHSHNHHRISTATTTTSTAIHKNHRPHYHYHFL, encoded by the exons ATGACTTC CACCGCTACCTCCGACTCAAACACCAGTTGCCACCATAACCACTACCGCCCCTTCACGTCCACCGGCTCAAACATCACCAACACACCGCAACTTAACCACCACGGCCACCACCACTATAGCATCACCACTATAACCACAGCAACCATCATCTACACCATCCCCACCTACCCACAGCTAGAACCGCCACAAACTCAATTACCTCCCCCGCTACTGATATCCCCACAACAACTACCACACTCCCACAACCACCACCGCATCTCAACAGCCACCACAACAACGTCCACCGCTATCCACAAAAACCACCGCCCCCATTATCACTACCACTTTTTGTAA